One window of Triticum dicoccoides isolate Atlit2015 ecotype Zavitan chromosome 5A, WEW_v2.0, whole genome shotgun sequence genomic DNA carries:
- the LOC119304055 gene encoding mannose/glucose-specific lectin-like, which yields MAGAVKIGSWGLPSGKLCDINSYSSPQRLISITVYSNETPGGCIVGFSFTYVDQTGGAINVGTWGNTWGGVKTIYMNQGEHVNDVSGTSNSRGVTSLKIVTNQGDRGTYGCPAGDAFSVPLRQGKNEVVAFFGHSDDTLKSLGVYVPGAKECPVKIGPWGGHLGSSRDLYASNMPVQLQSIAVRSSERSGGRVFGFSYNYLDKAGQRISVGPWGSRTKGQQRNIAMNEDNYVTFISGTYDDYGVTSLKFESTQDDYGPFGCPVGTAFSVPVRDTGAIVGFFGRSSADGLVGFGAYVVPLDD from the exons ATGGCG GGCGCAGTGAAGATTGGTTCATGGGGTCTACCCAGCGGAAAACTTTGCGACATCAACAGCTACAGCAGCCCCCAACGCCTCATCAGCATCACCGTGTATAGCAACGAAACCCCTGGAGGCTGCATCGTTGGCTTCTCCTTCACCTACGTGGACCAGACCGGAGGGGCCATCAACGTCGGCACATGGGGCAACACCTGGGGAGGCGTCAAAACG atttATATGAACCAGGGGGAGCATGTGAACGATGTGAGCGGCACCTCCAACAGCAGAGGGGTGACCTCGCTCAAGATAGTCACCAACCAGGGGGACCGCGGCACGTACGGGTGTCCGGCGGGCGACGCATTCAGCGTGCCGCTGCGGCAGGGCAAGAACGAGGTGGTGGCCTTCTTCGGCCACTCCGACGACACCCTCAAGTCCCTGGGCGTCTACGTGCCGGGGGCCAAGGAGTGCCCCGTCAAGATTGGCCCCTGGGGCGGCCACCTCGGCTCCTCCAGGGACCTCTACGCCAGCAACATGCCGGTGCAGCTGCAGAGCATCGCCGTCCGCAGCAGCGAGAGGTCCGGCGGCCGCGTCTTCGGCTTCTCCTACAACTACTTGGACAAGGCCGGCCAGCGCATCAGCGTTGGCCCCTGGGGCTCCAGGACCAAAGGCCAGCAGCGCAACATCGCCATGAACGAGGACAACTACGTCACCTTCATCAGCGGCACCTACGATGACTACGGCGTCACCTCGCTCAAGTTCGAGTCCACCCAAGACGACTACGGCCCCTTCGGGTGCCCGGTGGGCACCGCCTTCAGCGTGCCTGTGCGGGATACCGGGGCCATCGTCGGCTTCTTCGGCCGCTCCAGCGCCGACGGCCTCGTCGGCTTCGGTGCCTATGTCGTGCCGCTGGATGACTAG